One stretch of Phocoena phocoena chromosome 10, mPhoPho1.1, whole genome shotgun sequence DNA includes these proteins:
- the LOC136129258 gene encoding boLa class II histocompatibility antigen, DQB*0101 beta chain-like isoform X2, which produces MSGTVALQIPRGLWTTAVMVMLTVLSTPEAEGRDSPQDFLFRHTSLCYFTNGTERVRFVERYIYNREEFVRFDSDVGEYRAVTELGRPDAKYWNGQKDLLERKRAVLDTVCRHNYRIDEPFTVQRRVEPTVTISPSRTEALNHHNLLVCSVTDFYPGQIKVRWFRNDQEETAGVVSTPLIRNGDWTFQMLVMLEMTPQPGDVYTCHVEHPSLQSPIMVEWWAQSGSAQSKMLSGVGGFVLGLIFLGLGLIIRHRSQKGH; this is translated from the exons ATGTCTGGGACGGTGGCTCTGCAGATCCCCAGAGGCCTTTGGACAACAGCTGTGATGGTGATGCTGACAGTGCTGAGCACCCCAGAGGCTGAGGGCAGAGACTCTCCAC AGGATTTCTTGTTCCGTCATACGAGCCTGTGTTACTTCACCAACGGCACGGAGCGGGTGCGGTTCGTGGAAAGATACATCTATAACCGGGAGGAGTTCGTGCGCTTCGACAGCGACGTGGGCGAGTACCGGGCGGTGACCGAGCTGGGCCGGCCGGACGCCAAGTACTGGAACGGCCAGAAGGACCTCCTGGAGCGGAAACGGGCCGTGCTGGACACGGTGTGCAGACACAACTACAGGATTGATGAGCCCTTCACGGTGCAGCGGCGAG TGGAACCTACAGTGACCATCTCCCCATCCAGGACAGAGGCTCTAAACCACCACAACCTGCTGGTCTGCTCAGTGACAGATTTCTATCCAGGCCAGATCAAAGTTCGGTGGTTCCGGAATGACCAGGAGGAGACAGCTGGCGTTGTGTCCACCCCTCTTATTAGAAATGGGGACTGGACCTTCCAGATGCTTGTGATGCTGGAAATGACTCCCCAGCCAGGAGATGTCTACACCTGCCATGTGGAGCACCCCAGCCTCCAGAGTCCCATCATGGTGGAGTGGT GGGCACAGTCTGGATCTGCCCAGAGCAAGATGCTGAGTGGTGTTGGGGGCTTTGTGCTGGGGCTGATCTTCCTCGGGCTGGGTCTCATCATCCGTCACAGGAGCCAGAAGG GGCACTGA
- the LOC136129258 gene encoding boLa class II histocompatibility antigen, DQB*0101 beta chain-like isoform X1 translates to MSGTVALQIPRGLWTTAVMVMLTVLSTPEAEGRDSPQDFLFRHTSLCYFTNGTERVRFVERYIYNREEFVRFDSDVGEYRAVTELGRPDAKYWNGQKDLLERKRAVLDTVCRHNYRIDEPFTVQRRVEPTVTISPSRTEALNHHNLLVCSVTDFYPGQIKVRWFRNDQEETAGVVSTPLIRNGDWTFQMLVMLEMTPQPGDVYTCHVEHPSLQSPIMVEWWAQSGSAQSKMLSGVGGFVLGLIFLGLGLIIRHRSQKGKELWGKGEDGL, encoded by the exons ATGTCTGGGACGGTGGCTCTGCAGATCCCCAGAGGCCTTTGGACAACAGCTGTGATGGTGATGCTGACAGTGCTGAGCACCCCAGAGGCTGAGGGCAGAGACTCTCCAC AGGATTTCTTGTTCCGTCATACGAGCCTGTGTTACTTCACCAACGGCACGGAGCGGGTGCGGTTCGTGGAAAGATACATCTATAACCGGGAGGAGTTCGTGCGCTTCGACAGCGACGTGGGCGAGTACCGGGCGGTGACCGAGCTGGGCCGGCCGGACGCCAAGTACTGGAACGGCCAGAAGGACCTCCTGGAGCGGAAACGGGCCGTGCTGGACACGGTGTGCAGACACAACTACAGGATTGATGAGCCCTTCACGGTGCAGCGGCGAG TGGAACCTACAGTGACCATCTCCCCATCCAGGACAGAGGCTCTAAACCACCACAACCTGCTGGTCTGCTCAGTGACAGATTTCTATCCAGGCCAGATCAAAGTTCGGTGGTTCCGGAATGACCAGGAGGAGACAGCTGGCGTTGTGTCCACCCCTCTTATTAGAAATGGGGACTGGACCTTCCAGATGCTTGTGATGCTGGAAATGACTCCCCAGCCAGGAGATGTCTACACCTGCCATGTGGAGCACCCCAGCCTCCAGAGTCCCATCATGGTGGAGTGGT GGGCACAGTCTGGATCTGCCCAGAGCAAGATGCTGAGTGGTGTTGGGGGCTTTGTGCTGGGGCTGATCTTCCTCGGGCTGGGTCTCATCATCCGTCACAGGAGCCAGAAGGGTAAGGAACTCTGGGGAAAAGGGGAAGATGGGCTGTGA